In the Deltaproteobacteria bacterium genome, CGCGGCCCGGTAATGCGCCGCGACGAGAGGTGGCGAGTATTAGTCAACGATGAGGTAGAACCCGATTAATGATCCCGGCAATGCACATCGCGCACTGGCGCACTAAAGTTCCATGGATTTCTGACGCCCAGGTCGAGCAGGACCTTATCCTTTCACGCGCTCTCGCTGAAATCTACAGTGATCCTTTGCTATCGTCGGAGCTGGCATTTCGCGGGGGCTGACTACAGCTAACCAAATCCTTACCTAAATGTGCCCATTCAATAGCTTACGCCCTCCATGCCGATAGGACGCTGGGAGGTATCGCCTATGTACTTGTCAATAGGTCAAGCGAGTCGGGCACTTGGCACATCAGTATCAACGCTGCGCCGGTGGGAGCAAGAGGGCACTATGGCGGCGGCGTACCGGAAGCCAGGCGGACATCGTCGCTACTCGCTACGCGTCCTGCAAGACAGCTTGGGCCTTATCGCGGATGTGAGCTCGCGTATCACGGTCGCTTACGCTCGGGTGTCATCGTCCGACCAAAAGGAGGACTTGGCGCGCCAAAGGCAACGTCTTGACGACTACTGCTCGCGTGAAGCTGAAAATTACGAGGTCATTGACGACTTGGGTAGCGGACTAAACTACAAAAAGCGCGGTCTCAAAAAACTGATTCACTTGATTCTCGGTGGCCGCGTGGACCGACTGATGCTCACTCACAAGGACCGATTGCTGCGTTTCGGAGCTGAGATCATTTTTTACCTATGCTCTT is a window encoding:
- a CDS encoding IS607 family transposase, which produces MPIGRWEVSPMYLSIGQASRALGTSVSTLRRWEQEGTMAAAYRKPGGHRRYSLRVLQDSLGLIADVSSRITVAYARVSSSDQKEDLARQRQRLDDYCSREAENYEVIDDLGSGLNYKKRGLKKLIHLILGGRVDRLMLTHKDRLLRFGAEIIFYLCSYCGTKFVWQACA